The nucleotide sequence TCGGGTTCTTTTTTATCTATGAGGATAACGCGTTCCACTTTTCGTTCAAAGATGGCAAAGAGCAGGCCTAATAAACCGTGACCACAGCAGAGATCTGCGACGAGTAGAGCCTTACTTGATTTTCGTATACGTTCAAAAAACTCAAAGGTCTCGAAGACTTCTTTTATGGGAAGAAAGCTCTCTTTGGCAATGGCCTGAAGAAAAGTGTCTTGTAGATTCTCTGAATTAAAATGTTTATCAGTGACATTCAAAAAGAATGAAGAAGTTGAACTCAGCCATTTCGTATTCTCGAGATTATTGAGCTGAGGAAAAAATTTAAAGCGAGAATTGGGTGCTTGGTTCACAGTAGCTTTCCTATTGTTTAACTTAATCCACGCTAATCTCTCTAAGAATCTTCGCCATACGAGAGAAGGATTTTATTATTAAGCACATTGCTTAAAGTTTTTGGTTTGTTATGTCGATCATGAAAATTTTGTGTTTTATGTCGAACAATTTAAAAGCCGCAGTGAAATCACTGCGGCTTCTTGATTTGTTATTGAAGGGGGAGTTTAGCCCGTGTTTTTCATGGCAGCAGCAATACCGGCAATAGTAGCCATAACCGCATCTTCTAAGACAGGGTCGCCATCTTGATTTTCTTTGTAGAGACGACGCATGACTTCACCCTGGAGGTAATTCAGCGTGTCGGCATAAGGGTTGCGGACTTTGATTGAAGCGCGTAAAGCAATACGATCTTCTTGGGCACTGAGGCCCGCCACAACATCTTCGGAAACGGCGATAGTTTGTTTGAGCTTATCACGTAATTCAATACCAAGGTCTTTAACATCATCATCGGCAAGTAGTTCTTCGTAATAAGCCGATACACGGTAATCAGTTTTCACTAAAACCATATCAAGCATATCCATAATGAAGTAGAAGAAAGGCCATTCCTGAATCATTTCTTGAATGAGGTCGTAATGACCTTCTTTCAGTGCTTCGTCTAAGGCTTCGCCAATGCCGAGCCAAGCAGGAAGCATTGAGCGAGTTTGAGTCCATGCAAAAATCCAAGGAATCGCACGAAGTGATTCAATGCCGCCAGATTTTTTGCGCTTGGCAGGACGACTCCCAATATGGAGACGACCGAGTTCTTGCTCTGGCGTCACTTGACGAAAGTATTTCACAAAGTTTTCACGACCGCGAACAATGTCACGATAAGCATCACAGGATGTCTTGGACATGCTGTCCATAATATCGCGCCACTCTTGTTTAGGAAGAGGTGGCTTAGCTAGGGTAGCTTGCAATACTGCAGCAATGTAGAGATGAAGGTTATAGCAGGCGGCATCAGCAGTGGAATACTTTTGCTGAATAACTTCACCTTGCTCAGTAACACGCATACGGCCAGCAACAGTACCAGGAGGCTGTGACATAAGTGCATGTTCAACAGGTCCGCCACCGCGACCGACAGAGCCACCGCGACCATGGAAAAGTGTGAGTTTCACATTATGATTTTTAGAGACTGTATGAAGAGCTTCCTGGGCAGTGTATTGGGCCCAGCTCGCAGCTAGTTTACCAGCATCTTTACCTGAGTCGGAGTAACCAATCATCACTTCTTGAGCACCATCAATATTGTTTTTGTACCAATCAATACTGAAGAGTTGCTCCATGATGTCGCCAGAGTTCTCTAAATCTTCAAGAGTTTCAAAGAGCGGAGCGACACGTAGAGGATTTTGAACACCGCATTCTTTTTGGAGGAGGTGAACGGCGAGAACATCTGAAGCGGTCCTAGCCATAGAGATGACATAAGCACCAAGAGCTTCAGGAGGCTGTTGGGCGATAGTTTTTACCGTATCAACAACTTCTTGGCATTCTTCATCAAAAGCCATGTTACTTGGCATGAGAGGGCGTTTGTTTTGAAGTTCACGAACAAGGAATTCTTGCTTTTTATCTTCAGGCCAGTCAGCGTAAGAACCTTCGCCGAGATATTCGGTAATGGCATTGATGACATTCATGTGACGTGTAGATTCTTGGCGAATATCCAAATTAAGGATATTGAGTCCAAAGCAACTCAAACGACGCATAAGATCAAGAAGACTCGCATCAGCTAAGCGCTTACCGCTTGTTTCCGCAAGAGATCTGTGGCAGATATTGAGAGCTTCACGCAGTTCTTCAATATCTTCCATGAGTGGGAGAGAGGACTTATAGACTTCGCCTTCGAGTTGAGCTTGAGCCCATTTTTTAGTTTCTAGAAAACGCGCACGGAAGGGACGTAAAAAAGCACGGTAGGGTTCATGTGCATCACCAACGATTGCTCTAAGTTCATCTGAACATGAAGTTGAGGAAATACACTGAATGGCATTGTTGATTGATTGATAGTAGAGTTCGGCAGCGGTCCAGCGATTTAATAAGCAGACACGCTCAGTGGTCTCAAATGTGACATTTGGATTTCCATCACGGTCTCCGCCCATCCATGAAGCAAATTTTATTGGTGAAGCCCAATTAGGAAGTTTTTGGCCGGTATATTTCTCGAGGATATTATCGAGTTCACGCATGAAACGCGGGATCGCATCCCAAACAGTATCTTCGATAATCGCTAGACCCCATTTAGCTTCTTCAAAAGGAGTGGGGCGAATACGACGAATTTCATCTGATTCCCAGAGAGATGTAATCAGGATAGAGAGACTATCATTCACTTCTCTGATTTCCGAAGGAGTGAGGTGGTGATGATCTTTGTTGTCGAGCAGCTGACTGATTTTAGCATGTTTATGAAGAAGAGTACGACGCTTAACCTCAGTTGGGTGAGCAGTCATAACCAATTCGATATTCATGTTGGCAATGGTGTTATTGACTTCTTCTTTAGTACGACCATCAGCGAGAAGCTGAGGAATGATTTGAGTCAGTTGCGTCAAATGCTTAGTTAAAGAATCTTCATCATAGAGCTTGAGCTCATTCATGCTGTGATGACCTTCAGTAATATTCGCCAAATTGAGGAATTGACCGAAAGCACGAGTCATGTTTTTGATTTCTTCGTTTGAGAGGGTGCGAATAAGTTCTTTGAGTTCTTTATCAGCCGCTTCGTCGTTTTTTTTGCGTGCACGCTTTGAGAGTAGTCGAATTTGCTCGAGTTTAACAAAGAATTCTTCGCCAACTTGCTCTTTAATCGTTTCGCCTAAAAGCGCACCGAGCATTTTGATATCTTGTTTGAGGGGGGATTTTTTGCTCAAAATGATGATCCTGATTTATATTTTATTAATTTCTAGCGTATGTATAGACGGATTTTAACTTATGTCACCTGTTGTGACAGACTTAAGCCCTATTATGTGCCGGGAGTGAAGCAATAAAAAGGCTTATGCCATAGAAGTATAAGCCTTTTGAAACTAGAGTTCTTTCACTGTCCAGGGAAGACCAAATTCTACGAGCATATCCATGAAAGGATCTGGATCGAGTTCTTCCATGTTAAAGACGCCTTCGCCATTCCAAATACCTTTAGCTAGTAAGGCTGTGCCAATAGCGGCAGGCACGCCTGTGGTGTATGAGATGGCTTGGGAACCAAGTTCCTCGAAACAGGCTTCGTGCTTACAGATGTTATAGATATAGATAGATTTTTCTTTACCATCTTTAGTGCCTTTGATGATATTGCCTATGCAAGTTCTACCCTGACTAGATTTGCCTAAGTCACCGGGGTTGGGTAAGACTGCTTTCAGGAATTGCAAAGGAACAATTTTCTGTCCTTGGTATTCAATTTCATCGATACGGGTCATGCCGACGTTTTGCAAGACTTCTAAATGCTTGAGGTAGTTATCTGAAAAACTCATCCAAAACTGAGCTTTTTTAATGGTCGGGATATGCTTGGTTAAAGATTCCAATTCTTCGTGATACATCCGATAAATATTAAAAGTGCCGACGCCCTCAGGACAAGTGTACTCTTGTTTTAGGGACATAGCGAGAGTTTCTACAAATTGTCCATTTTCCCAATGACGGCATTCTGCTGTAACTTCACGGATGTTGATTTCGGGATTAAAGTTTGTTGCAAAAGCTTGGCCATGATCACCGCCATTAACATCTATAATATCGAGTTCAGTGATTTCATCAAAGTGATGTTTAAGTGCCCAAGAAGTGAAGATATTGGTCACGCCAGGATCGAAACCAGAGCCGAGCAGGGCAAAAAGTCCCGCTTTTTTAAAGCGTTCTTGATAATCCCATTGCCATTTATATTCGAATCTTGCAGTGTCAAGGGGCTCGTAGTTTGCGGTGTCAACATAGTGAACGCCACATTCTAGACAAGCATCCATGATGGTTAAGTCTTGATAAGGCAGGGCCACGTTAAGGACGATGTCGGGCTTGAAGTCTTTCATGAGGGTGACTAATTCAGGGACTTTATCAGCATCCACTTGGGCAGTATCGATGGATTCTTTTGCGAGTGCCGCAATCGCATCGCATTTTGATAAAGTGCGCGAAGCCAGCATAATCTCGGAGAATGCTCCTGTTTGGATACATTTTAAGGTGGCAACTTGGCTGACGCCACCGGCGCCAATGATAAGTAATCTAGACATAATAAATTCCTTAGTTTTGAGTGTCGAGATAAGTGTATTGCTTTAAACAATTTTCGTAAAAATCTATGTGTTTCACTCCCATGCGGGATTGAATTAGGCCGGCTTTTATGTTTTTGTCGATCTCTTTTTTGATAGTTTGAGCCATCACAGCGGGGTTGTATTGCATGGTACTGAGTACGTCGCCACAAGCACCACCATGGATGACTTCATCAATGTAGAAACCACTGTCATCATCTTTATCGGCATAAACGTGGACTTCGTGTAAACGGCCAAATAAATTATGCATAACTCCCATGACATCTTGGTAAGCACCGGTGAGGAAAATCCCGATGTGGTAGGATTCCTCAGCTTTTATTTTGTGAAGTTTAATGGTTTCGGAGAGTCCCTCTGGACCTAAGAATTGCTTGATTTGACCATCGGAATCACAAGTGATATCACAGAGCTTACAATCTTCTTCAGGGACTTCATTGAGGCGTTGTAGAGGCATGATGGGCAATATTTGGTCGATGGCCCAAACGTCGGCAGCTGATTGGAAAACGGAGAAATTACAGAGGTATTGTTTAGCGCGACTCTTTTCGAGTTCTTGTAAATCTTCGGGGATGAAATCTTTTTGTTTAAGTAGAAGACTGATTTGATCCATGACTTGCCAGTAAATATTTTCAATTGCGGCCATTTGTTCTAGTTCTAAAATGCCCAGCTTGAATGCCTGCATCGATTCAGCTTTAATTTGCTTGGCATCATTGAGCATTTCCTGGCAATTATCTATGCTGAGTTCATCTAGAGTCGAACGCATATTTTGCAAGAGGTAATGATCTTTGTCAGTGGCTTCAAGAACAAAATCTTCGTGGTGTTTCTTTTTGATGTCAATGACATTGGTGACGACACAGGAATGATGTGCAGTAATAGCGCGACCACTCTCAGTCACAATGGTGGGGTGCGGGACATGTTCATCATCACAGATTTGTTTAATGGAAAGAACTAAATCCATGGCGTATTCATCTAAGCGATAATTGCGTGATGAATCCGTGCTCGAGCGACTACCATCATAATCAATAGCTAGGCCGCCACCGGCATCGATGTATTCTATATTGACACCCATTTTTGCGATCTTCGCATAAACTCGTGAACCTTCGATGATGGCTTCTTTGATAGTTTTGATGTCTGCAATCTGACTGCCCATGTGAAAATGAAGAAGTTTTACACAATCAAGCATAGCTTCATCTTCGAGGATATTAAGAGATTTAATAATTTCTAAAATGGATAAGCCAAATTTTGCTTTGTCGCCAGTGGAAGAAGCCCATTTACCACGACTCTCAGATGAAAGTTTTAAGCGCAAGCCAATGAGGGGGCGTATATTTTGCTCTCTGGAGACTTCGAGCAGTAATTTGAGTTCACTGAAATTCTCTATGACAATAAAGCATTTACGTCCCATTTTTACACCGAGTAAGCCCAGCCGCATAAAGTCGCGATCTTTATAACCATTCAGTATGGTGAGGCTATTGCTATTGGTGTTATAGGCGAGGACCGCAAGGATTTCAGGTTTGGATCCAGCCTCTAAGCCGAAATCAAATTCTTGACCTGCTTCGACGATTTCTTCGACGACTTCGCGCATCTGATTAACTTTGATGGGATAAACACCACGGTATTCACCTTGGTAATCAAGTTCTTTAATGGCCTGCTGAAACGCGAGGTTTAAGTTGCGGACTTGAGCACGGAGTACATCGTGAAAACGAATAACTAAGGGGAGGCTTAAGCCTTGAGATTTGACTTCATCAATAACATTGTTGAGTGGGATTTGTAAGCCACTTTCATCTTGAAATGGAAGTACGCAGACTTCACCCCGTTCGTTAATGTGAAAAAATGAATCAGACCAACGTTGGATATTGTACTGTTGTTGAGGATCCCAAGGCATAGAGTGATACTTATTTTGCGCGTGAAAGAAACTCGCCTGTACGCGTGTCAACTTTGATGGCTTCGCCAGATTCTAAGTATTCAGGAACTTGAATATGGAAGCCCGTTTCTAATACTGCATTTTTCGTTCTCGCCGTGGCGGAAGCTGATTTAATACAGGGATCACATTCAGTAACAGTAAGTTGAACTGTGTCGGGAAGTGTAACAGTTTTTACAATGCCGTCGATGAGTAAGGCCGTAAGTTCCATGCCTTCAACAAGGAAGTTTTTATCATCAGCAAGGAAATCTAAGTTAAGGCCGAACTGATCGTAAGTTTCCAAATCCATGAAGATATAGTTCTCGCCTTCGATGTAAGAGAATTCTACTGGGCGTTTTTCGTATTCGCCTTCTTTAAGCATTTCATCACTTTTAAAGCTATGATCAGTTTTCTGGCCAGTGATTAAATCGCGAGTACGGATTTTATAAAGAGTGCTACCACCACGAGCGGAAGGACTTTGGCAAGTAATTGTATCTACCATATGGAGTTTTCCATTGATATCTAAAACGGAATTTTTCTTGATTTTTGAAGCTTGGATCATGGCTATCTCATTTTTTGTGTTATTTAAGCTTTGATTAACTTAGCTCATCTATAGAGTTCCTAAAAGGTCAAAAAAAAAGCCCAGGTAAGAACCTAGGCTTTTAGATCTTCGAGAAGATTTATGCGAGCTCAGCAGCAGCCGTTCTAAGAAGTTCTGCAGTTCGGTCCCAATCTAAACATTTATCAGTGATTGAAACGCCGTATTTGAGGTCGCGTAAATTTGGAGGTATGGATTGGTTGCCTTCGCCGATGTTACTCTCGAGCATTACACCTTTGATTTTGCCAGGTGTTTCATTGATTTGAGCAATGATATCTTTGAGTACAGGGATTTGCTTGTTGTGATCTTTTGATGAGTTGGCATGTGAGCAGTCAACGACAATAGCAGCGTCAATTCCACGGTCTTTAATAGCGTCGACACATTGAGCAATGGATGCAGCATCGTAGTTTGGTCCATCATGTCCACCGCGTAAAACGAGGTGTCCGTGTGGATTACCAGTAGTTGAAACAACAGATGAACGACCATTTGCATCGATACCTAGAAAATGTTGTGGGAGGCGACTTGATTGAATTGCGTTGAGCGCAACTTCGAAGCTACCATCAGTACTATTCTTGAAGCCTACAGGCATGGAAAGACCACTGGCCATTTCACGGTGAGTTTGTGATTCAGTGGTACGTGCGCCAATGGCGGCCCATGAAACGAGGTCAGAGAGGTACTGAGGAACAATTGGGTCGAGAAACTCAGTAGCTGTTGCTAAACCTAGAGTAGCAATTTCGCGAAGAATCTCACGACCAAGGACTACGCCTTCTTCAATAGCATAAGAATTATTGATATGAGGATCATTGATTAAGCCTTTCCAGCCACCAATAGTTCTTGGCTTTTCGAAATAAACTCGCATAACGATAAAAATTTTATCATTGAGTTCTTTTTGGAGCTCAGTGAGACGTGTAGCGTAATCCAAAGCAATTTCTTTGCTATGAATTGAGCATGGGCCAGTGATGACCATGAGGCGTTTATCTTCGCCATTGAGGATTTTTACGATTGTATCGCGGCCGTTTTGAATTGCTTTTGCAGCTTCATCAGTTACGGGTACAGTCTCACGAATAACTGCAGGAGCAGATAAAGGTGTGATTTTAGCTATGTGTATATTATTTAAGTCGCTCATTATTTTCTCTATATAATGTTAAAAAAATTCATGCTCCTATAAAAAACCTTTTATGAGATTCGTCAAGCTCTTTGCATACAGTCTTGACAAAAGCATTGTCATTTCTATATTCACTAACTTTAAATTAACTTAGCATAATTCAGGTATAGACATAATTTATGAAGCCCAAAGACGAATGCGGTATTGCCGCAGTATATGCCCTCAAAGGCGGATTGCCCGATACAGAGACTGACCTAGGTTCCTATATCCCCCTCATGTTGCAAGACATGCAGAACCGTGGCGAGCTCTCAGCAGGCATAACAAGCTATGATCCCAATCGCAATTATTTATTAAAAACTTACAAAGCATTGGGCCAAGTCAAAGAAGCTTTTAAAATGAAACCCGCTAATGCAAGTGAAATTGAAGCTGCGACAAGCGGTTGTGCTGCCATTGGCCACGTTCGTTATGCAACTTGTGGTAAAGATGACGTTAATTATGCTCAGCCCTTTGAGCGTGAACATGGTCGCTTACATAAATGGTTTTCTTTTTGCTTCAATGGTAATATTGCCAATCATGTAGAGCTTAAAAACTATCTAGTTGAAAATAAAATGTATCATATCAATCTTGAATCAGATACTGAGATTTTGATGCATTACCTCGCACGTGAGATTGCTCAATTCGAAGATGGTGATGTTGACTACGTTCAAATCTTTAAACGTCTTGCGCACAGTTTTGATGGCGCATGGTGTTTATCAATGATTGATGCTCAGGGTGATTTAGTCGTCGCTCGTGACCCAATGGGCTTTAAGCCTCTTAGTTATGCAATCACTGATGATAAAGTTTTAGTCGCGTCTGAATCAGTAGCAATTTGGAATCGTGGTGTGGGTGATATTAAAACTCTTGAGCCAGGTTGCTTATTGCGCGTGACAAAAGATGGTGTCAAAATTGAGCGCTTTGCAGAGTCTACTCGCAAAGCTCATTGCTTCTTTGAATGGATTTACTTTTCTAACGTGGCTTCAGATATTGATGGCGTCAATGTTTATG is from Lentisphaera profundi and encodes:
- the ppc gene encoding phosphoenolpyruvate carboxylase, producing the protein MSKKSPLKQDIKMLGALLGETIKEQVGEEFFVKLEQIRLLSKRARKKNDEAADKELKELIRTLSNEEIKNMTRAFGQFLNLANITEGHHSMNELKLYDEDSLTKHLTQLTQIIPQLLADGRTKEEVNNTIANMNIELVMTAHPTEVKRRTLLHKHAKISQLLDNKDHHHLTPSEIREVNDSLSILITSLWESDEIRRIRPTPFEEAKWGLAIIEDTVWDAIPRFMRELDNILEKYTGQKLPNWASPIKFASWMGGDRDGNPNVTFETTERVCLLNRWTAAELYYQSINNAIQCISSTSCSDELRAIVGDAHEPYRAFLRPFRARFLETKKWAQAQLEGEVYKSSLPLMEDIEELREALNICHRSLAETSGKRLADASLLDLMRRLSCFGLNILNLDIRQESTRHMNVINAITEYLGEGSYADWPEDKKQEFLVRELQNKRPLMPSNMAFDEECQEVVDTVKTIAQQPPEALGAYVISMARTASDVLAVHLLQKECGVQNPLRVAPLFETLEDLENSGDIMEQLFSIDWYKNNIDGAQEVMIGYSDSGKDAGKLAASWAQYTAQEALHTVSKNHNVKLTLFHGRGGSVGRGGGPVEHALMSQPPGTVAGRMRVTEQGEVIQQKYSTADAACYNLHLYIAAVLQATLAKPPLPKQEWRDIMDSMSKTSCDAYRDIVRGRENFVKYFRQVTPEQELGRLHIGSRPAKRKKSGGIESLRAIPWIFAWTQTRSMLPAWLGIGEALDEALKEGHYDLIQEMIQEWPFFYFIMDMLDMVLVKTDYRVSAYYEELLADDDVKDLGIELRDKLKQTIAVSEDVVAGLSAQEDRIALRASIKVRNPYADTLNYLQGEVMRRLYKENQDGDPVLEDAVMATIAGIAAAMKNTG
- a CDS encoding saccharopine dehydrogenase family protein, whose protein sequence is MSRLLIIGAGGVSQVATLKCIQTGAFSEIMLASRTLSKCDAIAALAKESIDTAQVDADKVPELVTLMKDFKPDIVLNVALPYQDLTIMDACLECGVHYVDTANYEPLDTARFEYKWQWDYQERFKKAGLFALLGSGFDPGVTNIFTSWALKHHFDEITELDIIDVNGGDHGQAFATNFNPEINIREVTAECRHWENGQFVETLAMSLKQEYTCPEGVGTFNIYRMYHEELESLTKHIPTIKKAQFWMSFSDNYLKHLEVLQNVGMTRIDEIEYQGQKIVPLQFLKAVLPNPGDLGKSSQGRTCIGNIIKGTKDGKEKSIYIYNICKHEACFEELGSQAISYTTGVPAAIGTALLAKGIWNGEGVFNMEELDPDPFMDMLVEFGLPWTVKEL
- the speA gene encoding biosynthetic arginine decarboxylase, whose product is MPWDPQQQYNIQRWSDSFFHINERGEVCVLPFQDESGLQIPLNNVIDEVKSQGLSLPLVIRFHDVLRAQVRNLNLAFQQAIKELDYQGEYRGVYPIKVNQMREVVEEIVEAGQEFDFGLEAGSKPEILAVLAYNTNSNSLTILNGYKDRDFMRLGLLGVKMGRKCFIVIENFSELKLLLEVSREQNIRPLIGLRLKLSSESRGKWASSTGDKAKFGLSILEIIKSLNILEDEAMLDCVKLLHFHMGSQIADIKTIKEAIIEGSRVYAKIAKMGVNIEYIDAGGGLAIDYDGSRSSTDSSRNYRLDEYAMDLVLSIKQICDDEHVPHPTIVTESGRAITAHHSCVVTNVIDIKKKHHEDFVLEATDKDHYLLQNMRSTLDELSIDNCQEMLNDAKQIKAESMQAFKLGILELEQMAAIENIYWQVMDQISLLLKQKDFIPEDLQELEKSRAKQYLCNFSVFQSAADVWAIDQILPIMPLQRLNEVPEEDCKLCDITCDSDGQIKQFLGPEGLSETIKLHKIKAEESYHIGIFLTGAYQDVMGVMHNLFGRLHEVHVYADKDDDSGFYIDEVIHGGACGDVLSTMQYNPAVMAQTIKKEIDKNIKAGLIQSRMGVKHIDFYENCLKQYTYLDTQN
- a CDS encoding elongation factor P is translated as MIQASKIKKNSVLDINGKLHMVDTITCQSPSARGGSTLYKIRTRDLITGQKTDHSFKSDEMLKEGEYEKRPVEFSYIEGENYIFMDLETYDQFGLNLDFLADDKNFLVEGMELTALLIDGIVKTVTLPDTVQLTVTECDPCIKSASATARTKNAVLETGFHIQVPEYLESGEAIKVDTRTGEFLSRAK
- a CDS encoding 3-deoxy-7-phosphoheptulonate synthase produces the protein MSDLNNIHIAKITPLSAPAVIRETVPVTDEAAKAIQNGRDTIVKILNGEDKRLMVITGPCSIHSKEIALDYATRLTELQKELNDKIFIVMRVYFEKPRTIGGWKGLINDPHINNSYAIEEGVVLGREILREIATLGLATATEFLDPIVPQYLSDLVSWAAIGARTTESQTHREMASGLSMPVGFKNSTDGSFEVALNAIQSSRLPQHFLGIDANGRSSVVSTTGNPHGHLVLRGGHDGPNYDAASIAQCVDAIKDRGIDAAIVVDCSHANSSKDHNKQIPVLKDIIAQINETPGKIKGVMLESNIGEGNQSIPPNLRDLKYGVSITDKCLDWDRTAELLRTAAAELA
- a CDS encoding amidophosphoribosyltransferase; the protein is MKPKDECGIAAVYALKGGLPDTETDLGSYIPLMLQDMQNRGELSAGITSYDPNRNYLLKTYKALGQVKEAFKMKPANASEIEAATSGCAAIGHVRYATCGKDDVNYAQPFEREHGRLHKWFSFCFNGNIANHVELKNYLVENKMYHINLESDTEILMHYLAREIAQFEDGDVDYVQIFKRLAHSFDGAWCLSMIDAQGDLVVARDPMGFKPLSYAITDDKVLVASESVAIWNRGVGDIKTLEPGCLLRVTKDGVKIERFAESTRKAHCFFEWIYFSNVASDIDGVNVYESRVRAGEMLAKKETLVIDDDTIVVSVPDTAKASGDAMGFELGAKVVEGLFRNRYVGRSFIKSGDSRNKVVQQKFTPLPSVLKGKKVILVEDSLVRGTTLKHIIKDMKERGQVAEIHLRIACPPILSPCFYGIDMSTLKELFARQYTDVDATESDLSEEVRTKMANDLGADSLTYLSHTDMAEVIDLPYEDLCIACVNSDYPTAQGKKLIVKARENAVKGIEGRSY